A part of Bacillus rossius redtenbacheri isolate Brsri chromosome 1, Brsri_v3, whole genome shotgun sequence genomic DNA contains:
- the LOC134546146 gene encoding vesicle-associated membrane protein-associated protein B isoform X2: MAKPEQVLIIEPQNELKFRGPFTSPVTSYMKLTNPLDKRVCFKIKTTAPKKYCVRPNSGVLDAKGDINVAVSLQPFDFDPNEKNKHKFMVQTMIAPDGDVSLETLWKDVNPDNLMDSKLKCVFEMPVDPASAAPQENNVEASPAIHEEKVKRVGDMKSSPKVSGVEGELMKAAEEVKHLREEESQLLQENLQLKDKIEEN, translated from the exons ATGGCGAAACCAGAACAAGTTTTAATAATAGAGCCACAGAATGAACTTAAGTTTCGAG ggCCCTTTACATCTCCTGTTACATCATATATGAAATTGACAAACCCACTCGACAAAAGAGTTTGTTTTAAAATCAAGACTACTGCACCAAAGAAATACTGTGTTCGTCCAAACTCTGGTGTTTTAGATGCTAAAGGCGATATAAATGTTGCAG TCAGCCTGCAGCCTTTCGATTTTGATCCGAATGagaaaaacaaacacaagtttaTGGTGCAGACCATGATTGCACCAGATGGTGACGTGTCGTTGGAAACACTG TGGAAGGACGTGAACCCGGACAACCTGATGGACTCCAAGTTGAAGTGCGTGTTTGAAATGCCGGTGGATCCTGCCTCCGCGGCACCGCAGGAGAACAACGTGGAAGCCTCTCCCGCCATCCACGAGGAGAAAGTGAAGAGGGTTGGGGACATGAAGTCTTCCCCCAAG GTCAGTGGTGTGGAAGGGGAGTTGATGAAAGCAGCAGAAGAGGTCAAACATCTGCGAGAAGAGGAGAGCCAGTTGCTGCAGGAAAACCTCCAACTCAAG